A part of Oryctolagus cuniculus chromosome 4, mOryCun1.1, whole genome shotgun sequence genomic DNA contains:
- the LOC100349935 gene encoding cytokine-like nuclear factor N-PAC: MATVSLRLGDLVWGKLGRYPPWPGKIVNPPKDLKKPRGKKCFFVKFFGTEDHAWIKVEQLKPYHAHKEEMIKINKGKRFQQAVDAVEEFLRRAKGKDQTSSHSSADDKNRCNSSEERSRPNSGDEKRKLSLSEGKVKKNMGEGKKRVSSGSAERGSKSPLKRAQEQSPRKRGRPPKDEKDLTIPASSTVKGMMAGPMAAFKWQPTVSEPVKDADPHFHHFLLSQTEKPAVCYQAITKKLKICEEETGSTSIQAADSTAVNGSITPTDKKIGFLGLGLMGSGIISNLLKMGHTVTVWNRTAEKCDLFIQEGARLGRTPAEVVSTCDITFTCVSDPKAAKDLVLGPSGVLQGIRPGKCYVDMSTVDADTVTELAQVIVSRGGRFLEAPVSGNQQLSNDEMLVILAAEDRGLYEDCSSCFQAMGKTSFFLGEVGNAARMMLIVNMVQGSFMATIAEGLTLAQVTGQSQQTLLDILNQGQLASIFLDQKCQNILQGNFKPDFYLKYIQKDLRLAIALGDAVNHPTPMAAAANEVYKRAKALDQSDNDMSAMYRAYIH; the protein is encoded by the coding sequence ATGGCGACTGTGAGTCTGCGGCTCGGCGACTTGGTGTGGGGGAAGCTCGGCCGGTACCCTCCTTGGCCTGGGAAGATTGTTAATCCACCCAAAGACTTGAAGAAACCACGTGGAAAGAAATGCTTCTTTGTGAAGTTTTTCGGAACAGAAGATCATGCTTggattaaagtggagcagctcaagCCATATCATGCTCACAAGGAGGAGATGATCAAGATTAACAAGGGCAAGCGGTTCCAACAGGCTGTGGATGCCGTGGAAGAGTTCCTCAGGAGAGCCAAGGGGAAAGACCAGACCTCATCCCACAGTTCTGCTGATGACAAGAATCGGTGTAATTCCAGTGAGGAAAGAAGTAGGCCAAACTCAGGTGATGAGAAGCGCAAACTTAGCCTGTCTGAAGGGAAGGTGAAGAAGAACatgggagaaggaaagaagagggtGTCTTCAGGCTCTGCAGAGAGAGGCTCCAAATCCCCCCTGAAAAGAGCCCAAGAGCAAAGTCCCCGGAAGCGGGGTCGGCCCCCAAAGGATGAGAAGGATCTCACCATCCCCGCGTCTAGTACCGTGAAGGGGATGATGGCTGGACCGATGGCCGCGTTTAAATGGCAGCCGACCGTGAGTGAGCCCGTTAAAGACGCAGATCCTCATTTCCATCACTTCCTGCTGAGCCAGACGGAGAAGCCAGCTGTCTGTTACCAGGCAATCACAAAGAAGTTGAAAATATGTGAAGAGGAAACTGGATCCACCTCTATCCAGGCAGCAGACAGCACAGCTGTGAATGGCAGCATCACACCCACAGacaaaaagataggatttttgGGCCTTGGACTCATGGGAAGTGGCATCATCTCCAACTTACTAAAAATGGGTCACACAGTGACTGTCTGGAACCGGACTGCCGAAAAATGTGATTTGTTCATCCAGGAGGGGGCCCGCCTGGGAAGAACCCCCGCTGAAGTTGTTTCAACTTGTGACATCACTTTCACCTGTGTGTCAGATCCTAAGGCAGCCAAGGACCTGGTGCTGGGCCCCAGCGGTGTGCTGCAAGGGATCCGCCCGGGGAAGTGCTACGTGGACATGTCAACAGTGGACGCCGACACAGTCACCGAGCTCGCCCAGGTGATTGTGTCCAGGGGGGGCCGCTTTCTGGAGGCCCCAGTCTCAGGGAACCAGCAGCTGTCTAATGATGAGATGTTGGTGATCTTAGCAGCCGAAGACAGGGGCTTGTACGAGGACTGCAGCAGCTGCTTCCAGGCGATGGGGAAGACCTCCTTCTTCCTAGGTGAAGTTGGCAACGCAGCCAGGATGATGCTGATTGTGAACATGGTCCAGGGGAGCTTCATGGCCACCATTGCTGAGGGACTGACCCTGGCCCAGGTGACAGGCCAGTCACAACAGACGCTCTTAGACATCCTCAATCAGGGACAGCTGGCCAGCATTTTCCTGGACCAGAAATGCCAAAATATCCTACAAGGAAACTTTAAGCCTGATTTCTACCTGAAATATATTCAAAAGGATCTCCGCTTAGCCATTGCACTGGGTGATGCCGTCAACCATCCAACTCCTATGGCAGCTGCAGCCAATGAGGTATACAAAAGAGCCAAGGCACTGGACCAGTCTGACAACGATATGTCTGCCATGTACCGAGCCTACATCCACTAA